The DNA region ATGAAAACATGCTTGTGCAACATGTTGTAGTGCTATGTGTGTCAACAACCATAAGTGGTTGTATGGGCAGAGAAAGAGCTGTTACCAAACCCTTTCCTCAAGCAGCTATTCCATGGTTTTGATATTTGAACACGTATTTGTTCCTGAGGAAGCAGACCTGGGCCATGTTCAGCTGCCAAACGTTCTccaacgttgcagatagaaatgccatgAACAGAGCAGATgtgattccttattctacatgtcagagaggcatgtttgaTCCACATAccctatttctatctgaacgttccaaaaCGTTTAATCCTGCTGAAAGCGCCCCATTCAATTAATGGGCTTAGTGATTGTTTAACCAACTTAATATGGTTTGGGAAACACGAGTACAGTAATACCTGATTCATATGATaacaggggtgtattcactagacaccaaatggaagcaaacagCAGAAATGGGGAGAAAcctctgaacttgtccaatagaaACCCCATGTTTACTGTTGCAAAACATTCTGctagtgtgcactaatgaatacacccgaTTAATCTTAAAACAGGCGTCTCGTTAGTCCTTACTTGACGCCTTTGGTCCACACAGCCTTGTTCAGGCGGGTGTCGATGCGTACATCAGGAGTTCCCATCTCCTTCATGGCGAACTTGCGGATCTCTTTGAGAGCGCGAGGAGCTCTCCTCTTGAAGCTCCTGTAGAGAGAAGGAACGTTCTGATCAAGACCAGCCGCGGGGGACTAACAAAAACTAGCCTACATCTTGAGGGACACCTGCCAATTTAGAGGAACAGCAGATTTGTCAATAGCCACGCTCTGTGATGTAAATACTCCCATGTGATGTCACACCATGCTCTGTGATGTAAATACTCCCATATGATGTCACACCATGCTCTGTGATGTAAATACTCCCATGTGATGTCACACCATGCTCTGTGATGTAAATACTCCCATATGATGTCACACCATGCTCTGTGATGTAAATACTCCCATATGATGTCACACCATGCTCTGTGATGTAAATACTCCCATGTGATGTCACACCATGCTCTGTGATGTAAATACTCCCATATGATGTCACACCATGCTCTGTGATGTAAATACTCCCATGTGATGTCACACCATGCTCTGTGATGTAAATACTCCCATATGATGTCACACCATGCTCTGTGATGTAAATACTCCCATATGATGTCACACCATGCTCTGTGATGTAAATACTCCCATATGATGTCACACCAGACCATATCCTCTGGTACTGATGAAAAACGACTTCAGGTGCAAATGACACAAGTGTTTTGAGGACGCTGAGCCAACATTGACCTGACTTCTGTTGGTGAATTTGTCCATTTGCACCACAGTACTTACACTCCATGGATGCGCTTGTGGATGTTGACGGTGTATTCTCTGGTCACCACCTCATTGATGGCTGAACgccccttcttcttctctcccttcttGGTAGGAGCCATCTGAAAAGACAAACCGGGACGGTTCAAGTTGAGATTGTCCCATACAAAGTAAAACGCCAGAACTgctaggctaacgttagctagctagccaggtaCACTAACGTCCAAAACGAAAACATCCCTGCTCCACCGAAACAAAAATGGCTCATGAAAATGGCTAAATGTAACCATTAATTGGACTGCCTGTAGTTAGCTGGCAAATGTATATGTTATGTCtgatagctagccagctagcatgTTACGGAGCCTGTGGTGTGCACGGTAACTAAAGTTCTGACTGTTTTTGTTAACtaaatgaatgcacaatgcatCACAAACTCAAATCCGATTGACAATGAGGTACACAACTTTGGATTTGGAcaatgaaaatatgtattttatgcATAAATACTGCAGGATGGAGTTAGATTGTACGAGGATTATCAATCAGCCAAACTCACTTTGGTGGGGAACTGTTGAAAAGGAAGGACCGGAAATAGATTCGGCTGAATGTTGTCCCAACTACCTATGACAATGGTCCTACGTCTTGTTGCCATGGTAACCATGAACGCTACACTGTATCGGTATGTGGTTAGCTTTATACATTGAAACATTGCTAGTGCAGAAAAGGAAGCCTATTTCATTGATAACTTAGGACCAAAACCCGAACTGGGATAAGCCGTCGAATTTTGCTATTAGTCTCTCAACTTTTAGCTATAACAATATGACAACGAATTATGTTAGAATTAATCCCCCGGTTGTTGAGTTTACCGACGTAAAAGCAGGGAAGGTTTACAAGACCACTGTCACGGTGACCAACACTGGAATTACCTCGAAAAGAATGAGACTGCTTGAACCCACATCAAAGGTGAAATCCTTTCTGCAGTGCTGCCTGTCAGCTGTCTTTGTGTGTAATACGTTAGTAAAATTCAGAGCAACGTGTGCTTAGTTTTCATTGCGCTTTTGTCCTAATTCTAATTTATAAACTCATTTTGATTGATTATTATACACTTTTGTTACTTCCACCCTTCATACTGTCCTGCCCCTCTTCTTTAATTGTATCAACCCGTTGTCCTACCACTCAAGCTGTTCAAATTCAGGGTGACAAACACTGAAACCCCCATTGCTGCTGGATTGTCCCTGAGTGGCACTCTAGAGTTCAGGCCTGAGAAAGATGAGGATGTCTGTGACCGTCTGCTCCTTGTCCTGGAAGACAAAGCCATGGAGATCCCCCTCTTAGCGTAAGTAGAGTCATATATACACCTGCTATGACATCACTCATTCATGTAGTTGCTTTCACGGGTTCCAACAGACATGTGCCTAGGCATTAGCGGGTTAATGCAATCTTCAGCTCTCATCCAAGGTTACTTATATTTGGGCTTTCCTGCAGGTTCTCCCCAGTGTGTTCTCTCACCATGGAATCTCTCGCTGATTTCGGCTCTGTGATGGCAAACAGTCAGGTGATCAGCAAAGAGGTGGAATTGACCAATCAGGGATCTGCTCCAGGTATTATGCTTTTGCCTCTCCCATTGAACCCACTTCTGTAAACTTGCATTGATTGATTTTAGTTGACATTTGCAGTAATCTAGCTGATTTATTTATGGTATATTTCTTATTGTTATATTAATTGATTGCTGTTCATGCCCTTGGCCTTGCTGAAGGATCTTTTCAGGTGCTGTATGATGGAGACCAGTCCATCAGGCTCTCTCCCAGCAGTGGCGTCCTGCAGTCTGGCGCAACCCAGTGGCTGAAGGTGGAACTCTGCACTGACAGACCCACGAGGGTCAGAGAGGAGGCCCAGTAAGGAAACTAGAGACTCTTGAACATCATCTTAAACGCTCCACCTTATTCTGCTTAGTGTTACTTATGGTTCTTTGTTTATTgagtttcctccctccctcaaaatcaaatcaaatcaaatgtatttatatagcccttcgtacatcagctgatatctcaaagtgctgtacagaaacccagcctaaaaccccaaacagcaagcaatgcaggtgtagaagcacggtggctaggaaaaactccctagaaaggccaaaacctaggaagaaacctagagaggaaccaggcttcccttcttccctttctctcaGGGTGAAGCTGCAGAACAGTAAGGACGTGGTCCTGAAGATCAGGGCTGA from Oncorhynchus kisutch isolate 150728-3 unplaced genomic scaffold, Okis_V2 scaffold3996, whole genome shotgun sequence includes:
- the LOC109877542 gene encoding 60S ribosomal protein L31-like produces the protein MAPTKKGEKKKGRSAINEVVTREYTVNIHKRIHGVSFKRRAPRALKEIRKFAMKEMGTPDVRIDTRLNKAVWTKGVKNVPYRMRVRLSRKRNEDEDSPNKLYTLVTYVPVTTYKGLQTVNVDEN